A region of uncultured Anaeromusa sp. DNA encodes the following proteins:
- a CDS encoding ATP-binding protein: MNKLLEPAVRWMNRLKYAYKFAVIGVLIVLQSAVLMYLLVSELNKNIEFARQERLGVQYAQALGTVFVEGAEYRRLHYLYIHNDSSLQGRVLAQQNRVDVALERAEELDQGVAANLNVSWKLQTLRQEWLVRKQNSAADAELAQVAFELDGRWLRSVGDLMQQIGYASNLALDSDSDTSYLVDTVLRKMPNLLERLNAAQTLEIELFGRTLSAERKNQLLQYVGLIRSDLDLVDYNAKQVLRHNESVRSRLQPVTTALVDAAPIFAWNFEQKTIGQQGLPISQELLRATGTRAVQEAIRTQDETFQMIDELLTLRINTYLNYRNAVSLFAGGILLLLGYLFCGFDMSVRKRMYQLNSLMACVAKGDLQVRGHSDANDEMGELTCEINRTLDSLQTMYEEVQQSHATLERWNQELEGKIKERTAALQNLLDYAGQGFLSFGDDLQIDKEYSAECAAIFRREVAGENACALLCPEAEAQQVFVAAVLAKILAERNAVLQETYFSLLPEAISLGARYISVNYKVIEGEQKTGARKIMLILTDRTAQKALEEQMQAERDVLAMIVQVVTHAADFFATVNQYTLFCQEGMAELLRSKKEPPEVLADLFRVVHTFKGTFGQLRLRQTMRFLHEMEDRLAAIRTQEGADMGKSELEKNLAGFTSDRMLSWLQEDMCVLEDKLGQDFFQRENVLVIDNERLLELEAKMQASLPKEECGVLLAAIRRLRYKPLQELLQSFPEYTCGLAERHGKAVHSFAVHGSTVMVDPARYYDFVKSMGHVFRNAVMHGLETMEERLESGKEEIGSVSCSIREEEDGICIIVADDGRGMDPAVIRDLAVEKGLYSVADAQRLGPEEWLNFIFADGFSAAEEVDELAGRGVGLAAVRVELEKLGGTFAVRSVLGEGTEFAFFMPYEKEEETEPLSIRDLAKSLLQEAESLLQEQCGLAVHHIRYLDSTAEGNLQLRKVSSFLNVKGGLNGKLLLSADEKIVQASVIKRLGTAEEKLENVLSQQAQQLFRRSVEKWPQGPADVQVEPLLSLLAEDASAKYSHSQTSTWVLETSAGSLSLSLIY, encoded by the coding sequence ATGAATAAACTTCTGGAGCCGGCGGTTCGCTGGATGAACCGGTTGAAATACGCCTATAAATTTGCCGTGATCGGTGTCTTAATCGTTTTGCAGTCAGCGGTTTTGATGTATTTGCTAGTGTCGGAACTAAATAAGAATATTGAATTTGCCCGGCAGGAACGCCTAGGCGTGCAATATGCGCAAGCGTTAGGGACTGTATTTGTGGAAGGCGCGGAATATCGTCGGCTGCATTACTTGTATATACATAATGATTCGTCTTTACAGGGGCGGGTCTTGGCCCAGCAAAACCGTGTAGATGTGGCGCTGGAGCGGGCGGAGGAGCTGGATCAGGGAGTGGCGGCGAACCTGAATGTGTCGTGGAAGCTGCAAACGCTGCGGCAAGAGTGGCTGGTGCGCAAGCAGAATTCTGCAGCGGATGCAGAATTGGCGCAGGTGGCCTTTGAGTTGGATGGTCGCTGGCTGCGAAGCGTAGGAGATTTGATGCAGCAAATCGGCTATGCTTCCAATTTGGCCTTGGATTCTGATTCTGACACATCCTACTTGGTGGATACGGTTTTGAGGAAAATGCCGAATTTGTTGGAACGTCTGAATGCGGCGCAGACCTTGGAAATCGAGTTGTTTGGCCGTACTCTTTCGGCGGAGCGGAAAAATCAGCTTTTGCAGTATGTAGGCTTGATTCGTTCGGATTTGGACTTGGTGGACTATAATGCCAAGCAGGTACTGCGGCATAACGAGTCGGTACGCAGCCGTCTGCAGCCGGTGACAACCGCGCTGGTTGATGCGGCGCCTATTTTTGCTTGGAATTTTGAGCAAAAAACCATTGGTCAGCAAGGCTTACCTATCTCGCAGGAGCTGCTGAGAGCTACGGGGACGCGAGCCGTTCAAGAAGCGATTCGAACGCAGGACGAAACATTTCAAATGATCGACGAACTGCTGACTTTGCGTATCAACACCTATTTAAATTACCGTAACGCCGTCAGTTTGTTTGCCGGCGGCATTCTGTTGTTGCTGGGGTATTTATTCTGCGGCTTTGATATGTCGGTGCGCAAACGGATGTATCAGTTGAATTCGCTGATGGCTTGCGTAGCCAAAGGAGATCTGCAGGTGCGCGGGCACAGTGATGCAAACGACGAAATGGGCGAGTTGACTTGTGAAATCAACCGCACCTTGGATTCGCTGCAAACGATGTACGAAGAAGTGCAGCAATCTCACGCAACGTTGGAGCGGTGGAATCAGGAGCTGGAAGGGAAGATCAAAGAGCGTACGGCGGCGCTGCAAAACCTGCTGGATTACGCCGGCCAGGGCTTTTTATCTTTTGGCGACGACCTGCAAATCGACAAGGAATATAGCGCCGAATGCGCTGCCATCTTCCGACGGGAGGTGGCAGGAGAAAACGCCTGTGCGCTTCTTTGCCCGGAGGCTGAGGCACAGCAAGTGTTTGTAGCTGCGGTGCTCGCGAAGATTTTAGCGGAAAGAAACGCTGTTTTGCAGGAAACGTATTTTTCCCTTTTGCCGGAAGCTATTTCTCTTGGCGCAAGGTATATCAGCGTTAACTACAAAGTTATTGAAGGAGAGCAGAAAACCGGAGCGCGTAAAATCATGCTGATCCTAACTGACCGGACGGCGCAGAAGGCCCTAGAGGAACAAATGCAGGCAGAGCGCGACGTGCTGGCTATGATTGTGCAGGTAGTGACACATGCGGCGGATTTCTTCGCTACCGTCAATCAATATACGCTCTTTTGCCAAGAAGGTATGGCGGAGCTGCTGCGCAGTAAAAAGGAACCGCCCGAGGTGTTGGCGGATCTATTTCGCGTAGTTCATACATTTAAAGGCACTTTCGGTCAATTGCGGCTTCGTCAAACTATGCGCTTCTTGCATGAGATGGAGGATCGTCTGGCGGCGATTCGGACCCAGGAAGGAGCGGATATGGGGAAAAGCGAGCTGGAAAAGAATTTGGCCGGCTTTACGTCGGATCGAATGTTGAGCTGGCTGCAGGAGGATATGTGTGTCTTGGAAGATAAGTTAGGCCAAGATTTTTTTCAACGGGAAAATGTTTTGGTTATTGATAATGAAAGGCTGCTGGAGTTGGAAGCGAAAATGCAAGCCTCGCTGCCGAAGGAAGAATGCGGCGTTCTCTTGGCGGCTATTCGTCGGCTTCGCTATAAGCCGCTGCAAGAACTATTGCAATCCTTTCCTGAATACACCTGCGGCTTGGCAGAGCGTCATGGTAAAGCGGTACATTCTTTTGCGGTCCATGGCAGTACGGTGATGGTGGATCCGGCGAGATACTATGACTTCGTTAAATCAATGGGGCATGTTTTTCGCAATGCCGTTATGCATGGGCTGGAAACGATGGAAGAGCGTTTGGAAAGCGGCAAAGAGGAGATTGGCTCCGTTTCTTGCTCGATTCGAGAGGAGGAAGACGGGATTTGTATTATTGTTGCCGATGACGGCCGCGGCATGGATCCGGCAGTCATTCGGGATTTGGCTGTGGAAAAAGGGCTGTACTCCGTAGCGGACGCACAGCGGCTGGGCCCGGAAGAATGGCTGAACTTTATTTTCGCCGACGGTTTTTCTGCAGCCGAAGAGGTGGACGAGCTGGCCGGACGCGGCGTTGGTTTGGCGGCGGTGCGCGTGGAATTGGAAAAGCTGGGCGGGACATTTGCTGTGCGCAGTGTTTTGGGGGAAGGAACGGAGTTTGCCTTTTTTATGCCCTATGAAAAGGAGGAAGAGACCGAACCACTTTCTATACGGGATTTAGCTAAATCGCTGCTCCAGGAGGCGGAATCGCTGCTGCAAGAGCAATGCGGTCTAGCGGTACATCACATTCGTTATTTGGACAGCACCGCTGAAGGGAATCTGCAACTGCGCAAAGTGTCCTCCTTTTTGAATGTCAAAGGAGGGCTGAACGGAAAGCTTTTGTTGAGCGCCGATGAAAAAATCGTGCAGGCTAGTGTAATCAAAAGGCTTGGAACGGCGGAAGAAAAGCTGGAGAATGTGTTGTCACAACAGGCACAGCAGCTTTTCCGGCGGTCCGTGGAGAAGTGGCCCCAAGGACCGGCCGATGTGCAGGTAGAGCCTTTGCTCAGTTTGTTGGCAGAGGATGCTTCCGCCAAATACTCGCATTCGCAGACCTCTACGTGGGTATTAGAAACGTCGGCGGGCAGCTTGTCGCTAAGCTTAATTTACTAG
- a CDS encoding response regulator produces MARVMIVDDALMMRKTLRRMLEKIDCEIVEEAASGEQAIAKYAQCCPDLVTMDLTMPGMGGLEAIRQLKEQAPAATILVISALGQKHAVFEALQLGAKNYIVKPINEEKLQSVVRLLLSETTKEAAHG; encoded by the coding sequence ATGGCTAGAGTTATGATTGTGGATGATGCATTGATGATGCGTAAAACCTTACGGAGGATGCTGGAGAAGATCGACTGCGAAATCGTAGAGGAGGCAGCCAGCGGTGAGCAAGCGATAGCAAAGTATGCGCAATGCTGTCCGGACTTGGTGACTATGGACTTGACTATGCCTGGAATGGGCGGCTTGGAAGCCATTCGACAGTTAAAAGAACAAGCGCCGGCGGCTACTATTCTCGTCATCAGCGCGCTGGGGCAAAAGCATGCGGTGTTTGAAGCGTTGCAACTGGGCGCAAAAAACTACATCGTCAAACCGATCAATGAAGAAAAACTGCAGTCGGTGGTGCGCTTGCTGTTAAGTGAAACTACCAAAGAGGCGGCCCATGGATAA
- a CDS encoding IclR family transcriptional regulator, whose translation MKDVLNNSIAKAMTILNCFSYEKPRLRLKEISLMTGISQPTVYRMLNTLKEYKLIEQYDSIYSLGLGFLKYEGIVINSLEIRSIALPLLEELASSLKVTTNLAVLDEDDCEVVYVARVDAPQNFYGYFHAGMRRPIHCTALGKVLTCQSPELIHQAFQKEIRRYTLHTITSLDPFLEEVEKVRLQGYGADLEEWSNGINCLAAPIFNASGKIIAGISISGPTSTHPVELLLSYVPQLIEFAARISSRLGFRNGL comes from the coding sequence ATGAAAGATGTCTTGAACAACAGCATCGCTAAAGCCATGACCATATTAAACTGCTTTTCCTATGAAAAGCCACGGCTGCGCCTCAAAGAAATCAGCTTAATGACCGGCATTTCCCAGCCTACGGTCTATCGTATGCTGAACACGCTCAAAGAGTATAAACTAATTGAACAATACGACAGTATTTACTCTTTGGGGCTGGGCTTTTTAAAATACGAAGGCATTGTCATCAATTCCTTGGAAATCCGCAGTATTGCCTTACCGTTACTGGAAGAGCTGGCTTCCAGCCTCAAAGTCACGACTAACTTGGCTGTTCTAGACGAAGATGACTGCGAGGTGGTCTATGTTGCCCGCGTCGATGCGCCGCAAAATTTTTACGGCTACTTCCACGCCGGCATGCGCCGCCCCATTCACTGCACCGCTCTAGGCAAAGTGCTCACCTGTCAATCTCCCGAGCTTATCCATCAGGCTTTCCAAAAAGAAATCCGCCGCTACACGTTGCATACCATCACGTCCTTGGATCCCTTTCTGGAAGAAGTGGAGAAAGTTCGTCTCCAAGGCTATGGCGCGGACTTGGAAGAATGGAGCAACGGCATTAACTGCCTGGCGGCTCCTATCTTCAACGCCAGCGGCAAAATCATCGCCGGCATCAGCATTTCCGGCCCTACCAGCACCCATCCTGTCGAGCTATTGCTGAGCTATGTACCTCAGCTCATTGAATTCGCCGCCCGCATTTCTTCGCGTCTGGGCTTTCGCAACGGCTTGTAA
- a CDS encoding MFS transporter, whose translation MNASESEKKTRVRWLIVLMLFCITSVNYADRATISIAGPALAKDLQMNSVSMGYIFSAFGWAYVIAQLPGGWLLDRFGSKKVYACSIFFWSLFTLFQGTVGFFTGMTAVVVLFGLRFLVGASEAPSFPANSRIVAAWYPASERGTASAIFNSAQYFATVIFAPLMGWIVHTFGWHHVFTVMGLIGLVMVGIWWKVIYDPKDHPLINAAELDYIEKGGALVNMDQKKESDKQQGPQLFYIKQLLKSRMLVGIYIAQYCINAITYFFITWFPVYLVQARGMSILKAGFAASVPALFGFAGGILGGVISDFLLRRGCSLSTARKVPIVLGMVLSMSMLACNYVEAEELVVAIMALAFFGKGIGALGWAVNSDTAPKQIAGLSGALLNTCGNLSSITTPIAIGYIIAATGSFNGALLYVVVHAFIAIVSYLLVVGEIKRVELKTEVEPQQAQAQ comes from the coding sequence ATGAATGCGAGTGAATCCGAAAAAAAGACGCGGGTGCGTTGGCTAATCGTCCTTATGCTATTTTGTATTACTTCCGTGAACTATGCTGACCGTGCAACGATTTCGATAGCTGGGCCGGCTTTGGCGAAAGACTTGCAAATGAATTCAGTATCTATGGGCTATATCTTTTCTGCGTTTGGGTGGGCCTATGTAATTGCTCAATTGCCGGGTGGTTGGCTGCTGGACCGTTTCGGCTCCAAAAAAGTCTATGCCTGCAGCATTTTCTTTTGGTCTTTATTTACGCTGTTTCAAGGAACGGTTGGCTTTTTTACAGGCATGACCGCGGTAGTGGTGCTTTTTGGCTTGCGGTTTCTGGTGGGAGCGTCCGAGGCGCCGTCTTTTCCGGCGAACAGCCGCATTGTAGCGGCTTGGTATCCGGCTAGTGAGAGGGGCACGGCTTCCGCCATTTTCAATTCGGCTCAATATTTTGCCACTGTTATCTTTGCGCCTCTGATGGGCTGGATTGTGCATACCTTTGGCTGGCATCATGTGTTTACCGTAATGGGCCTGATCGGCTTAGTCATGGTTGGTATCTGGTGGAAAGTTATCTATGATCCCAAAGACCATCCTCTGATCAACGCTGCTGAGCTGGATTATATTGAAAAAGGCGGCGCCTTGGTCAACATGGATCAGAAGAAGGAAAGCGATAAACAGCAAGGGCCGCAGCTTTTTTACATTAAACAGCTGCTGAAGTCGCGCATGTTGGTGGGTATTTATATCGCGCAGTATTGTATCAATGCCATTACGTACTTCTTTATTACCTGGTTTCCGGTGTACCTGGTGCAGGCGCGGGGCATGTCCATTCTTAAGGCTGGTTTTGCAGCTTCGGTGCCAGCGCTCTTCGGTTTTGCCGGCGGTATTTTGGGCGGCGTTATTTCGGATTTCCTCTTGCGGCGGGGTTGCTCGCTTTCAACGGCGCGCAAGGTGCCTATCGTTCTGGGCATGGTGCTGTCCATGAGCATGCTGGCCTGTAACTATGTGGAGGCGGAAGAACTGGTGGTGGCGATTATGGCCTTGGCATTCTTCGGCAAAGGCATTGGCGCATTGGGCTGGGCAGTCAACTCCGATACGGCTCCCAAGCAAATTGCCGGCCTAAGCGGCGCGTTGCTCAACACCTGCGGGAACTTGTCCAGCATTACTACGCCTATTGCGATCGGCTACATCATTGCCGCCACAGGTTCGTTTAATGGGGCGTTACTGTATGTGGTGGTGCACGCCTTTATTGCCATTGTCAGCTATTTGCTGGTGGTAGGTGAGATCAAACGGGTGGAACTGAAAACAGAAGTAGAACCCCAACAAGCGCAGGCTCAATAA
- a CDS encoding enolase C-terminal domain-like protein — protein sequence MAEAAKHTGTPVIVDMQVVPAAGYDSMLFNLCGAHGAFFTRNIVVLRDSAGQSGVGEVPGGEGIRQTLEAVKPLVVGQSLGLYNNVLNAIRRYLIAGSKATVHKVTSEAEARVLKQPHEINLRADNVLTAVEAAMLDLLGKFLQVPVAALLGEGQQRDEVPMLAYLFYVGDHTKTDLPYLSTPQSQDAWLRLRREEALTPESVVRLAEAAQERYGFKDFKLKGGVMPGEQEMDAVRAIAKRFPGAGVTLDPNGAWTLTEAIELCRGQQESLAYAEDPCGPENGYSGREVMAEFRRATGIPTATNMIATDWRQLGHSCQLHAVDIPLADPHFWTMQGSVRVAQMCHEWGLTWGSHSNNHFDISLAMFTHVGAAAPGKIAALDTHWIWQEGEERLTKEPLQIRGGKVAVPDKPGLGIEIDMEQLEKAHTLYQKIGLGARDDAAAMQYLVPGWTYDPKRPCFGRG from the coding sequence ATGGCAGAAGCAGCAAAGCATACTGGGACACCGGTCATTGTAGATATGCAGGTGGTGCCGGCAGCGGGTTATGACAGCATGCTTTTCAATCTTTGCGGCGCGCATGGGGCGTTTTTTACCCGTAATATTGTTGTTTTGCGGGACAGCGCTGGACAAAGCGGCGTAGGCGAGGTGCCGGGGGGCGAAGGAATCCGGCAGACTCTGGAGGCGGTGAAGCCCCTGGTGGTAGGGCAGTCATTGGGTTTGTACAATAATGTCCTCAATGCCATTCGGCGCTATTTGATCGCCGGTAGCAAGGCGACGGTGCACAAGGTCACTTCGGAAGCGGAAGCGCGCGTGCTCAAGCAGCCTCATGAAATCAACCTGCGCGCCGACAATGTGCTCACCGCCGTGGAAGCAGCGATGCTGGATCTTTTAGGCAAGTTTCTGCAAGTGCCGGTGGCGGCGCTTTTAGGAGAAGGGCAGCAGCGGGACGAAGTGCCGATGTTGGCGTATTTGTTCTATGTTGGTGATCATACCAAGACGGATCTGCCGTATTTGTCTACGCCTCAAAGCCAAGATGCCTGGCTGCGCTTGCGTCGCGAAGAGGCGCTAACGCCTGAATCCGTAGTGCGTTTGGCGGAAGCGGCGCAAGAGCGTTATGGTTTTAAAGACTTTAAACTCAAAGGCGGCGTTATGCCGGGTGAGCAGGAAATGGATGCCGTACGGGCGATTGCCAAGCGGTTCCCCGGGGCTGGGGTAACGCTGGATCCTAATGGCGCTTGGACGTTGACTGAAGCCATTGAGCTGTGTCGGGGACAACAAGAGTCTTTGGCTTACGCCGAAGATCCTTGCGGTCCGGAAAACGGCTATTCCGGGAGGGAAGTCATGGCGGAGTTCCGGCGGGCTACAGGCATTCCTACAGCAACGAATATGATTGCTACTGATTGGCGGCAGTTGGGGCACTCCTGTCAATTGCACGCCGTGGACATTCCGTTAGCGGACCCGCATTTTTGGACCATGCAAGGGTCGGTGCGGGTAGCACAAATGTGTCACGAATGGGGCCTGACCTGGGGTTCTCACTCGAATAATCACTTTGATATTTCCTTGGCCATGTTTACTCATGTAGGCGCGGCGGCGCCGGGGAAGATTGCCGCCCTTGATACGCACTGGATTTGGCAGGAGGGAGAAGAACGGCTGACTAAAGAACCGCTGCAGATTCGCGGTGGTAAGGTAGCCGTACCCGACAAACCCGGTCTAGGTATAGAAATTGACATGGAGCAATTGGAAAAAGCCCATACGTTGTATCAAAAAATCGGCCTCGGCGCTCGGGATGACGCGGCGGCCATGCAGTACCTTGTGCCTGGTTGGACTTATGATCCGAAGCGGCCTTGTTTTGGCAGGGGCTGA
- the gudD gene encoding glucarate dehydratase, with protein MANNTPVVTDLQVIPVAGHDSMLLNLSGAHGPYFTRNIVIMKDSAGHTGVGEVPGGERIRKTLEDAKALVVGQSIGKYNNILNAVRQQFADRDSGGRGLQTFDLRIAIHAVTALEAALLDLLGQYLDVPVAALLGEGQQREAVEMLGYLFYVGDRKKTDLAYVEAPEEKDDWLRLRHEEALTPEAIVRLAEAAHARYGFNDFKLKGGVLSGAEEIEAIKALAKRFPKARITLDPNGAWSLAEAVGLCKNMHGILAYAEDPCGAENGYSGREVMAEFRRATGLPTATNMIATDWRQMGHTIQLHSVDIPLADPHFWTMQGSVRVAQLCHEWGLTWGSHSNNHFDISLAMFTHVGAAAPGKIAALDTHWIWQDGQRLTKESLRIVGGMIKVPEKPGLGIEIDMDQVAKAHELYLAKGLGARDDAMAMQYLIPDWKFDNKRPCLVR; from the coding sequence TTGGCTAACAACACACCGGTCGTTACAGATCTGCAAGTCATTCCCGTGGCGGGCCATGACAGCATGCTGCTTAATTTGAGCGGCGCTCACGGGCCCTACTTTACGCGCAATATCGTCATTATGAAAGACAGCGCCGGACATACCGGCGTAGGCGAAGTGCCAGGCGGCGAGCGTATTCGCAAGACGCTGGAAGATGCTAAAGCGTTGGTTGTGGGGCAATCCATCGGCAAATACAACAATATTTTAAACGCCGTGCGCCAGCAGTTTGCGGACCGCGATAGCGGCGGCCGCGGCCTGCAGACCTTTGATCTGCGCATCGCCATTCATGCGGTAACCGCCTTGGAAGCAGCTCTGTTGGACCTTTTGGGCCAGTACCTCGACGTGCCGGTAGCGGCGCTCTTGGGCGAAGGGCAGCAGCGGGAAGCGGTAGAAATGCTGGGCTATCTGTTCTATGTAGGAGACCGAAAGAAGACTGACCTGGCTTATGTAGAAGCACCAGAAGAAAAAGACGACTGGCTACGTTTGCGCCATGAAGAAGCCTTGACTCCCGAAGCGATCGTGCGGCTGGCTGAAGCTGCTCATGCCCGCTACGGTTTCAATGACTTCAAGCTCAAAGGCGGTGTTCTTTCCGGCGCCGAGGAAATCGAAGCGATTAAAGCGCTGGCTAAGAGGTTTCCCAAAGCGCGTATTACTCTTGATCCTAACGGTGCCTGGTCCTTGGCCGAAGCCGTTGGTCTCTGCAAGAATATGCATGGTATCTTAGCTTATGCTGAAGATCCTTGCGGCGCGGAAAACGGTTATTCCGGCAGGGAAGTGATGGCGGAATTCCGCCGCGCTACGGGGCTGCCGACGGCGACCAATATGATCGCTACTGACTGGCGGCAGATGGGCCACACCATTCAGCTGCACTCTGTAGACATTCCGCTGGCGGACCCTCATTTTTGGACTATGCAAGGATCGGTGCGGGTGGCGCAACTGTGCCATGAATGGGGACTGACCTGGGGCTCGCATTCCAATAATCACTTTGATATTTCTCTTGCAATGTTTACTCATGTAGGCGCGGCGGCGCCGGGGAAAATCGCCGCCCTTGATACACACTGGATCTGGCAGGACGGGCAGCGTCTGACCAAAGAGTCGCTGCGCATTGTCGGCGGTATGATTAAAGTGCCGGAAAAACCAGGCCTGGGTATTGAAATCGATATGGATCAAGTCGCCAAAGCGCATGAATTATATTTGGCAAAAGGCCTCGGCGCCCGGGATGACGCTATGGCGATGCAATACCTCATTCCCGACTGGAAATTCGACAACAAGCGTCCCTGCCTGGTGCGCTGA
- a CDS encoding dihydrodipicolinate synthase family protein: protein MDTSFIHGVIPPIITPVDEEERVETKALRRVTEHIIKGGVHGILALGSNGEFFALDHTQQQRVVSTVMEQAAGRVPVYMGIGAITTRECLKLVKMAMAEKVQAITILPPMFLTPNEEELYQHIKVIADATDLPVLLYNNPDKVKNNISVRLLERLVDIPNIVGMKDSSGDMTLTAEYIRCTRHKDFKIMAGRDVLIYGTLAYGGVGCVASTANIVPELVVEIYEKFVAGDLAGSLEAQFKLAPMRMAFNLGSFPVATKDAANLIGLDVGKSILPNTTCSPENMAKLKGILKDMGALKD from the coding sequence ATGGATACAAGCTTCATTCACGGCGTCATTCCTCCCATCATTACGCCGGTAGATGAGGAAGAACGCGTAGAAACCAAAGCTTTGCGTCGTGTGACAGAGCATATCATTAAAGGCGGCGTCCACGGCATTTTGGCCTTGGGCAGTAACGGCGAATTTTTTGCCCTTGACCACACGCAGCAGCAACGCGTTGTGAGTACGGTTATGGAACAGGCTGCCGGACGTGTGCCGGTCTACATGGGCATTGGCGCTATTACAACTCGGGAGTGTCTCAAGCTGGTTAAAATGGCCATGGCGGAAAAGGTTCAGGCTATCACCATTTTGCCGCCGATGTTCTTGACGCCCAACGAAGAAGAGCTGTACCAGCATATCAAGGTGATCGCCGATGCCACTGATCTGCCGGTGCTGCTCTATAACAATCCGGATAAGGTAAAAAACAACATTTCCGTGCGCCTTTTGGAGCGGTTGGTGGATATTCCCAATATCGTAGGCATGAAAGACAGCAGCGGCGACATGACGCTGACTGCTGAATACATCCGTTGCACGCGGCATAAGGATTTCAAGATCATGGCTGGTCGGGACGTCTTAATTTACGGGACGTTAGCTTACGGCGGCGTGGGCTGCGTTGCTTCAACCGCTAATATTGTGCCAGAGTTAGTCGTAGAGATTTACGAAAAATTTGTTGCTGGTGATTTGGCGGGCTCCTTGGAGGCACAGTTCAAGCTGGCTCCCATGCGAATGGCCTTCAATTTGGGCAGTTTCCCTGTAGCTACCAAGGACGCCGCGAATTTGATCGGCCTGGATGTGGGCAAGTCCATCTTGCCCAATACGACCTGTTCGCCGGAAAATATGGCGAAACTCAAAGGCATCTTGAAAGATATGGGAGCCTTGAAAGACTGA
- the garR gene encoding 2-hydroxy-3-oxopropionate reductase → MNAPANREIFSSGEKESLRVKDPVCRRRAGSNNSDNMEEFTMAKIGFIGLGIMGKPMSKNLIKAGYELVIMDRNQAVVDELKALGAEVAANPKEVAQKTDIIVTMLPNSPQVKEVALGENGLLEAAAAGKVLVDMSSIAPLVSREIAAVLAAKGMEMLDAPVSGGEPKAVDGTISVMVGGKQEVFDRCYDVMKAMAGSVVRTGDIGAGNVTKLANQIIVAINIAAVSEALVLAAKAGVEPDLVYQAIRGGLAGSTVLDAKAPLMMDRKFEPGFRINLHIKDLGNILDTSHEVGVPLPLTAAVMEMMQAMKIDGKEGCDHGALVQYYEKLAQVEVKR, encoded by the coding sequence ATGAACGCTCCGGCAAACAGAGAGATTTTTTCATCAGGCGAGAAAGAAAGCCTGCGGGTAAAAGATCCTGTTTGCCGAAGACGAGCAGGGAGTAACAACTCCGATAATATGGAGGAATTTACAATGGCAAAAATCGGTTTTATCGGCTTGGGGATTATGGGCAAGCCTATGAGCAAGAATTTGATCAAAGCAGGGTACGAATTGGTGATTATGGACCGCAACCAAGCGGTAGTGGATGAGTTGAAGGCGCTGGGCGCGGAAGTGGCCGCCAATCCCAAGGAAGTGGCTCAAAAGACAGATATCATCGTGACTATGCTGCCTAACTCGCCGCAGGTGAAGGAAGTGGCCTTGGGCGAGAATGGTTTACTTGAAGCGGCTGCTGCGGGCAAAGTGTTGGTCGACATGAGCTCGATCGCACCGTTGGTCAGTAGGGAGATTGCCGCGGTCCTGGCAGCCAAAGGCATGGAAATGTTGGACGCTCCGGTAAGCGGCGGCGAACCTAAGGCTGTCGACGGCACTATCTCTGTGATGGTCGGTGGTAAGCAGGAGGTTTTTGACCGTTGTTACGACGTGATGAAGGCTATGGCGGGATCGGTGGTGCGTACCGGCGATATCGGTGCCGGTAACGTGACGAAACTGGCCAATCAGATCATCGTGGCCATCAACATCGCTGCTGTTTCCGAGGCTTTGGTGCTGGCGGCCAAAGCCGGCGTAGAGCCGGACTTAGTATACCAGGCTATTCGTGGAGGTCTGGCAGGGAGCACCGTTTTGGATGCGAAAGCGCCCTTGATGATGGACCGCAAATTCGAGCCAGGCTTCCGTATCAATCTGCATATCAAAGATTTAGGCAACATCCTCGACACCTCTCATGAAGTGGGCGTACCCTTGCCCTTGACGGCGGCGGTTATGGAGATGATGCAGGCCATGAAGATTGACGGCAAAGAAGGCTGTGACCACGGCGCCTTGGTACAGTACTATGAAAAATTGGCGCAAGTAGAAGTTAAACGCTAA